One genomic region from Jiangella sp. DSM 45060 encodes:
- a CDS encoding aspartate ammonia-lyase, translating into MSEQEYRIEHDTMGEVRVPAAAKYRAQTQRAVENFPISGTPIEGALIRALASIKGAAAQVNAELGVLDADIAKAVQDAAADVASGQYDGHFPIDVFQTGSGTSSNMNTNEVIATLATERLGRPVHPNDHVNASQSSNDVFPTAIHIAATRAVVEDLVPALRHLEGELTRKAVEFVSVVKSGRTHLMDATPVTLGQEFGGYAAQVAYGVERLEAVLPRVAEVPLGGTAVGTGINTPPGFAAAVIGRIATDSGLLFTEARNHFEAQGARDGLVELSGQLRTIAVSLYKISNDVRWMGSGPRAGLAEIALPDLQPGSSIMPGKVNPVIPEALCMVSAQVVGNDATVAFAGAAGNFELNVMLPVIARNVLESIRLLANISRLFADRCVAGIEANEERCREYAESSPSIVTPLNRYIGYEEAAKVAKQALAERKTIREVVVERGYVADGKLTEDQLDQALDVLSMTRPPS; encoded by the coding sequence ATGAGCGAGCAGGAGTACCGCATCGAACACGACACCATGGGCGAGGTACGGGTTCCCGCGGCGGCGAAGTACCGCGCGCAGACCCAGCGCGCCGTCGAGAACTTCCCGATCTCCGGCACGCCCATCGAGGGCGCGCTGATCCGCGCGCTTGCCTCCATCAAGGGGGCGGCGGCGCAGGTCAACGCCGAGCTGGGGGTGCTCGACGCCGACATCGCGAAGGCCGTCCAGGACGCCGCCGCCGACGTCGCGAGCGGCCAGTACGACGGCCACTTCCCCATCGACGTCTTCCAGACCGGGTCCGGCACGTCCAGCAACATGAACACCAACGAGGTCATCGCCACGCTCGCCACCGAGCGGCTGGGCCGGCCGGTGCACCCGAACGACCACGTCAACGCGTCGCAGTCGAGCAACGACGTGTTCCCGACGGCCATCCACATCGCCGCCACGCGCGCCGTCGTCGAGGACCTCGTCCCGGCGCTGCGCCACCTCGAGGGCGAGCTGACGCGCAAGGCCGTCGAGTTCGTGTCCGTCGTGAAGAGCGGCCGCACGCACCTGATGGACGCCACCCCCGTCACGCTCGGCCAGGAGTTCGGCGGCTACGCGGCGCAGGTCGCCTACGGCGTCGAGCGGCTCGAGGCCGTGCTGCCGCGAGTCGCGGAGGTCCCGCTGGGCGGCACCGCGGTCGGCACCGGCATCAACACGCCGCCCGGGTTCGCCGCCGCCGTCATCGGGCGCATCGCCACCGACTCCGGCCTGCTGTTCACCGAGGCGCGCAACCACTTCGAGGCGCAGGGCGCCCGCGACGGCCTGGTCGAGCTGTCCGGCCAGCTGCGCACCATCGCGGTGTCGTTGTACAAGATCTCCAACGACGTCCGCTGGATGGGCTCCGGCCCGCGCGCCGGCCTGGCCGAGATCGCGCTGCCCGACCTCCAGCCCGGCTCGTCGATCATGCCGGGCAAGGTCAACCCCGTCATCCCCGAGGCGCTGTGCATGGTGTCGGCGCAGGTCGTTGGCAACGACGCCACGGTGGCGTTCGCGGGCGCCGCCGGCAACTTCGAGCTGAACGTCATGCTGCCGGTCATCGCACGCAACGTGCTCGAGTCGATCCGCCTGCTGGCCAACATCTCGCGGCTGTTCGCCGACCGCTGCGTCGCCGGCATCGAGGCCAACGAGGAGCGCTGCCGCGAGTACGCCGAGTCGTCGCCGTCCATCGTCACGCCGCTGAACCGCTACATCGGCTACGAAGAGGCGGCCAAGGTCGCCAAGCAGGCACTGGCCGAGCGCAAGACCATCCGCGAGGTCGTCGTCGAGCGCGGCTACGTCGCCGACGGCAAGCTCACCGAGGACCAGCTCGACCAAGCGCTCGACGTGCTGAGCATGACGCGCCCGCCGTCCTGA
- a CDS encoding lytic transglycosylase domain-containing protein: MSTQQLTLPEVGSKAQSPELPSLEDDLAAAAEAQVQAEAEAAAAAQAQAEAEAKAQAEAEAAAAAEAARQAAAEEAARSLERAVEDPQSAARTLMADYGWGDDQFQCLDNLWTRESNWRHTAENPSSGAYGIPQSLPADKMSRFGDDYRTNPVTQIEWGLWYIEGRYGDPCGAWAHSESVGWY; the protein is encoded by the coding sequence GTGAGCACCCAGCAGCTGACGCTGCCGGAGGTCGGCTCCAAGGCCCAGTCGCCCGAGCTGCCGTCCCTCGAGGACGACCTCGCCGCGGCCGCCGAGGCCCAGGTGCAGGCCGAGGCCGAAGCGGCGGCCGCCGCGCAGGCCCAGGCGGAGGCCGAGGCCAAGGCTCAGGCGGAGGCCGAAGCGGCCGCAGCCGCGGAGGCGGCCCGCCAGGCCGCCGCCGAGGAGGCCGCCCGGTCGCTGGAGCGGGCCGTCGAGGACCCGCAGTCCGCCGCCCGCACCCTGATGGCCGACTACGGCTGGGGCGACGACCAGTTCCAGTGCCTCGACAACCTGTGGACCCGCGAGTCCAACTGGCGGCACACCGCCGAGAACCCGTCGTCGGGCGCGTACGGCATCCCGCAGTCGCTGCCGGCGGACAAGATGTCCCGCTTCGGCGACGACTACCGCACCAACCCGGTCACCCAGATCGAGTGGGGCCTCTGGTACATCGAGGGCCGGTACGGCGACCCGTGCGGCGCGTGGGCGCACTCCGAGTCCGTCGGCTGGTACTGA
- a CDS encoding PhoH family protein, whose amino-acid sequence MAASKTQTRRRTTRQEPARRTYVLDTSVLLADPYAILRFAEHDVVLPIVVITELEAKRHHPELGYFARAALRLLDELRVEHGRLDDPIAVGDEGGTVRVELNHTDPEVLPAGFRLGDNDSRILAVARNLAAEGHDVTLVSKDLPMRVKASSVGLHAEEYRAETVIESGWTGMAELEVAGSLLDELYENGYADLEEARELPCHTGLVLHSERGSGLGRMTADKRIKLVRGDREAFGLHGRSAEQRIALDLLLDDEVGIVSMGGRAGTGKSALALCAGLEAVMERRLHKKVVVFRPLYAVGGQDLGYLPGSESEKMNPWAQAVFDTLGALTTQDVIDEVVERGMLEVLPLTHIRGRSLHDSFVIVDEAQSLERNVLLTVLSRIGSNSRVVLTHDVGQRDNLRVGRHDGVVAVAEKLKGHPLFAHVTLTRSERSPIAALVTEMLERTPG is encoded by the coding sequence GTGGCCGCTTCCAAGACTCAGACCCGTCGTCGCACCACCCGGCAGGAGCCGGCTCGCCGCACCTACGTTCTCGATACGAGCGTGCTGCTGGCCGACCCGTACGCGATACTCCGCTTCGCGGAGCACGACGTCGTGTTGCCGATCGTGGTGATCACCGAACTCGAGGCCAAGCGCCACCATCCCGAGCTGGGTTACTTCGCCCGAGCAGCGTTGCGGCTGCTGGACGAGTTGCGGGTGGAGCATGGCCGCCTCGACGACCCCATAGCGGTCGGCGATGAGGGTGGCACGGTCCGGGTCGAGCTGAACCACACCGATCCCGAGGTGCTGCCGGCGGGTTTCCGGCTGGGCGACAACGACTCCCGCATCCTGGCGGTGGCCCGCAACCTGGCCGCCGAGGGGCACGACGTGACGTTGGTGTCGAAGGACCTGCCGATGCGGGTCAAGGCGTCGTCGGTGGGGCTGCACGCCGAGGAGTACCGCGCCGAGACCGTCATCGAGTCCGGCTGGACGGGTATGGCGGAGCTGGAGGTGGCCGGCAGCCTGCTCGACGAGCTGTACGAGAACGGGTACGCCGACCTCGAGGAGGCCCGCGAGCTGCCCTGCCACACCGGCCTGGTGCTGCACAGCGAGCGCGGCAGCGGCCTGGGCCGCATGACGGCGGACAAGCGGATCAAGCTGGTCCGCGGCGACCGCGAAGCCTTCGGCCTGCACGGACGGTCGGCGGAGCAGCGCATCGCCCTCGACCTGTTGCTCGACGACGAGGTGGGCATCGTGTCGATGGGCGGCCGGGCCGGTACGGGCAAGTCGGCGCTGGCGCTGTGCGCCGGGCTCGAGGCGGTGATGGAGCGGCGGCTGCACAAGAAGGTCGTCGTGTTCCGGCCGTTGTACGCGGTCGGCGGCCAGGATCTCGGCTACCTGCCGGGCAGCGAGTCGGAGAAGATGAACCCCTGGGCGCAGGCGGTGTTCGACACCCTCGGCGCGCTGACCACGCAGGACGTCATCGACGAGGTGGTCGAGCGGGGCATGCTCGAGGTGCTGCCGCTGACGCACATCCGGGGCCGGTCGCTGCACGACTCCTTCGTCATCGTCGACGAGGCGCAGTCGCTGGAGCGCAACGTGCTGCTGACGGTGCTGTCGCGCATCGGCAGCAACTCCCGGGTGGTCCTGACGCACGACGTCGGGCAGCGCGACAACCTCCGCGTCGGGCGCCACGACGGCGTCGTCGCGGTGGCCGAGAAGCTGAAGGGGCACCCGCTGTTCGCGCACGTCACGCTGACCCGGTCCGAGCGGTCGCCGATCGCCGCGCTGGTCACCGAGATGCTCGAACGGACCCCTGGGTGA
- a CDS encoding GbsR/MarR family transcriptional regulator, giving the protein MADDRAKLEFFVEELGLLFEEMGERRMNGRVLGYLMLSSDPHVSTAELMQELNASAGSISAATRALSAPGFIRRVSVPGSRGHFYRADDDVWGAFLATEHRYLYKRQRLADEVVAALGAEDDIVRRRMANMRDYFNWLEARHRTLGNEWEEYKRQRDAERGDDAG; this is encoded by the coding sequence ATGGCGGACGACCGGGCCAAGCTCGAGTTCTTCGTCGAGGAGCTCGGGCTGCTCTTCGAAGAGATGGGGGAGCGGCGCATGAACGGCCGCGTCCTCGGCTACCTCATGCTGAGCTCCGACCCGCACGTGTCCACGGCGGAGCTGATGCAGGAGCTCAACGCCAGCGCCGGCTCCATCTCCGCGGCGACGCGTGCGCTCTCGGCGCCGGGGTTCATCCGCCGCGTCTCGGTCCCCGGCTCTCGTGGCCACTTCTACCGTGCCGACGATGACGTGTGGGGCGCGTTCCTCGCGACGGAGCACCGCTACCTCTACAAGCGTCAGCGCCTGGCCGACGAGGTCGTGGCCGCCCTCGGGGCCGAGGACGACATCGTCCGGCGCCGGATGGCCAACATGCGCGACTACTTCAACTGGCTCGAGGCCCGGCATCGCACCCTGGGCAACGAGTGGGAGGAGTACAAGCGCCAGCGCGACGCCGAGCGCGGCGACGACGCCGGCTGA
- a CDS encoding ABC transporter substrate-binding protein, producing MRTWQRLAALAVGAALFTVTACGGGSDDTSDTGGDGGGEGTGGTFSVGIDEPDALLPGRSQGAFDEMHALFSGLVKFGDQSEPQMLNAESIESDDNIVWTIALKPGWTFHDGTTVTAQSYADAWNATAYGPNAWANNAQLSGIVGWDELNPAEGTPATDTLSGVEVVDENTLRVTLKAADSQFPYKLGQPGFYPLPEVAFADFDAFNEAPVGNGPYMMDGAWEHDVQLSVTRYEDYQGPKPNADGITFRIYSDTTTAYTDAIGGAVDIVSVPQEKYKQVATDFTDSFVAFNAVRLDWLGFPLWDPRFQDPRLRQAISMSIDRDAVNEAIFGGLYTPATSYHGPSAPGGGTEGLCGEFCEFDPDRAKELLAEAGGWEGPMEIWFPGGVGYDQTFEALANQIRQNLGIEEVTTRSQPGFVQFLDALRTQQATGPFRGGWGSLYPSMQSQLFAVFSSHGDAREGGGGYSNPEVDALIAQADAAPSLDEATELYKAAEERIIEDFPIVPLFYAKYVYAHSSNVSNVIIGFDQIELNEVVVN from the coding sequence ATGCGCACGTGGCAACGGCTCGCAGCACTCGCTGTCGGTGCTGCTCTCTTCACCGTCACCGCCTGTGGTGGCGGCTCCGACGACACCTCCGACACCGGTGGGGACGGCGGCGGTGAGGGCACCGGCGGCACGTTCTCCGTCGGCATCGACGAACCCGACGCCCTCCTTCCGGGCCGGTCCCAGGGCGCGTTCGACGAGATGCACGCGCTCTTCTCCGGCCTGGTCAAGTTCGGCGACCAGAGTGAACCGCAGATGTTGAACGCCGAGTCGATCGAGAGCGACGACAACATCGTCTGGACCATCGCCCTCAAGCCGGGGTGGACGTTCCACGACGGCACGACGGTGACCGCGCAGAGCTACGCCGACGCCTGGAACGCCACGGCGTACGGGCCGAACGCGTGGGCCAACAACGCCCAACTGTCCGGCATCGTCGGCTGGGACGAGCTGAACCCGGCCGAGGGAACCCCCGCCACCGACACGCTCTCCGGCGTCGAGGTGGTCGACGAGAACACGCTGCGGGTGACGCTCAAGGCGGCCGACAGCCAGTTCCCGTACAAGCTGGGCCAGCCGGGCTTCTACCCGCTGCCCGAGGTCGCGTTCGCCGACTTCGACGCGTTCAACGAGGCGCCGGTCGGCAACGGGCCGTACATGATGGACGGCGCGTGGGAACACGACGTGCAGCTGTCGGTGACCCGCTACGAGGACTACCAGGGTCCGAAGCCGAACGCCGACGGCATCACGTTCCGCATCTACAGCGACACCACGACGGCCTACACCGACGCGATCGGCGGCGCCGTCGACATCGTGTCGGTGCCGCAGGAGAAGTACAAGCAGGTCGCCACCGACTTCACGGACAGCTTCGTCGCGTTCAACGCGGTCCGGCTGGACTGGCTCGGCTTCCCGCTGTGGGACCCGCGCTTCCAGGACCCGCGGCTGCGTCAGGCCATCTCGATGTCGATCGACCGCGACGCCGTCAACGAGGCCATCTTCGGCGGCCTCTACACGCCGGCGACGTCGTACCACGGCCCGTCCGCCCCGGGTGGCGGCACCGAGGGCCTGTGCGGCGAGTTCTGCGAGTTCGACCCCGACCGGGCCAAGGAGCTGCTGGCCGAGGCCGGCGGCTGGGAGGGCCCGATGGAGATCTGGTTCCCCGGTGGCGTCGGCTACGACCAGACCTTCGAGGCGCTGGCCAACCAGATCCGGCAGAACCTGGGCATCGAAGAGGTCACGACGCGCAGCCAGCCGGGCTTCGTCCAGTTCCTCGACGCGCTGCGCACGCAGCAGGCCACCGGCCCGTTCCGCGGCGGCTGGGGCTCGCTCTACCCGAGCATGCAGAGCCAGCTGTTCGCGGTGTTCAGCTCGCACGGCGACGCCCGCGAGGGTGGCGGCGGCTACTCGAACCCCGAGGTGGACGCGCTGATCGCGCAGGCCGACGCGGCGCCGTCGCTGGACGAGGCGACCGAGCTGTACAAGGCGGCCGAGGAGCGGATCATCGAGGACTTCCCGATCGTCCCGCTGTTCTACGCCAAGTACGTCTACGCGCACAGCAGCAACGTCTCCAACGTGATCATCGGGTTCGACCAGATCGAGCTCAACGAGGTCGTCGTCAACTGA
- a CDS encoding M14 family zinc carboxypeptidase — protein sequence MTIPTSHLVDEALRVQPEADAFPTVDELAAALERTHAAHPDVTRIRRVGTSRLGEPIEAITIGSADRHAVVFGGVHPNEPIGNITALHLIERLTTDRELLDRLDYTWHIVPCIDPDGMRLNEGWFRGPLNRPAYGRRFYRPAPDEQVEWTFPFAYKKAYFDRMMPETVALMRLIDDTKPAFMCSLHNGEYGGVYYYLSRPEPELYPLLHQIAADVDLPLDTGEPEAPYVDRYAPAIFGMIRSEDQYDFTEAAGLDPTDRQAGGSSAAYAAKYGTLTLVTEMPYWIHPDANDDTLLTRSYADVLREQAGGLRETHALLDRILTAARPDLTARSPFLRSSEAFVPILAKAAQQSEHRAADPSSQRPASVSEQFGCLDVVHMFRLRWGGTLLRALDGELAIGNGTPVLREQRAAMDALYETWAAEAAEVTPAEAIPYGKLAAVQYAAILVTAAHAARQG from the coding sequence GTGACGATCCCGACGTCCCACCTGGTCGACGAGGCACTACGGGTACAGCCGGAGGCCGACGCGTTCCCCACGGTCGACGAGCTGGCCGCGGCGCTGGAGCGCACGCACGCGGCCCACCCGGACGTGACCCGGATCCGCCGGGTGGGCACGTCGCGGCTCGGCGAGCCGATCGAGGCCATCACGATCGGCTCCGCGGACCGGCACGCCGTCGTCTTCGGCGGCGTGCACCCGAACGAGCCGATCGGCAACATCACCGCCCTGCATCTGATCGAGCGGCTGACGACCGACCGCGAGCTGCTCGACCGCCTGGACTACACCTGGCACATCGTGCCGTGCATCGACCCCGACGGCATGCGGCTCAACGAGGGCTGGTTCCGCGGCCCGCTGAACCGGCCCGCCTACGGCCGCCGGTTCTACCGACCGGCCCCGGACGAGCAGGTCGAGTGGACGTTCCCGTTCGCCTACAAGAAGGCGTACTTCGACCGGATGATGCCCGAGACGGTCGCGCTGATGCGGCTGATCGACGACACCAAGCCGGCCTTCATGTGCTCGCTGCACAACGGCGAGTACGGCGGCGTCTACTACTACCTGTCCCGCCCTGAGCCCGAGCTCTACCCGCTGCTGCACCAGATCGCCGCCGACGTCGACCTGCCGCTGGACACCGGTGAGCCGGAGGCCCCGTACGTCGACCGGTACGCCCCGGCGATCTTCGGGATGATCCGCAGCGAGGACCAGTACGACTTCACCGAGGCCGCCGGGCTCGACCCGACGGACCGGCAGGCGGGCGGGTCCAGCGCGGCATACGCCGCGAAGTACGGCACGCTGACGCTGGTCACGGAGATGCCGTACTGGATCCACCCCGACGCCAACGACGACACCCTGCTCACCCGCAGCTACGCCGACGTGCTGCGCGAGCAGGCCGGCGGGCTGCGCGAGACCCACGCCCTGCTGGACCGCATCCTCACCGCGGCCCGGCCCGACCTCACCGCGCGCTCGCCGTTCCTGCGCTCGTCCGAGGCGTTCGTGCCGATACTGGCCAAGGCGGCGCAGCAGAGCGAGCACCGTGCCGCCGACCCGTCCTCGCAGCGGCCGGCGTCGGTGTCCGAGCAGTTCGGCTGCCTCGACGTCGTGCACATGTTCCGGCTGCGCTGGGGCGGGACGCTGCTGCGGGCGCTCGACGGCGAGCTGGCCATCGGCAACGGCACGCCGGTCCTGCGCGAGCAGCGGGCCGCGATGGACGCGCTCTACGAGACCTGGGCCGCCGAAGCCGCCGAAGTGACCCCCGCGGAGGCCATCCCGTACGGCAAGCTTGCGGCCGTGCAGTACGCCGCCATCCTCGTCACCGCCGCCCACGCGGCGCGGCAGGGCTGA
- a CDS encoding ABC transporter permease yields the protein MSKYVVSRLLQLVLVFFGVTLLIYLAVYALPGDPIRALGGDRQLPESVVNAMREQFNLNDPVLLQYLKYLGNLFTGDLGTDFNGRPVADLMGQRWPVTIRLALTAWVIQVVVGIGLGVLTALRKGTWLDHTVLFFTVGVISIPVFVLAYTAQIVFGVKLGIVPVSGVDEGWPVSYLLPSLILAIFGLASVARLVRASMLENLRADYVKTATAKGLSRRRVVYRHVLRNSMIPAVTFLGIDLGYLLGGTVIIEGVFNLPGVGQLLFSSIASQQGPVVVGVATVLVVIFLLANLVVDLLYGVLDPRIRHE from the coding sequence ATGAGCAAGTACGTCGTCTCGCGCCTGCTGCAGCTGGTGCTGGTGTTCTTCGGCGTGACGCTGCTCATCTACCTGGCCGTCTACGCGCTGCCCGGCGACCCGATCCGCGCCCTGGGCGGCGACCGCCAGCTGCCGGAGAGCGTCGTCAACGCGATGCGGGAGCAGTTCAACCTGAACGACCCCGTGCTGCTGCAGTACCTGAAGTACCTCGGCAACCTGTTCACCGGCGACCTCGGCACCGACTTCAACGGCCGCCCGGTGGCCGACCTCATGGGGCAGCGCTGGCCGGTGACGATCCGGCTCGCGCTGACGGCGTGGGTGATCCAGGTCGTCGTCGGCATCGGGCTGGGCGTGCTGACGGCGCTGCGCAAGGGCACCTGGCTGGACCACACGGTGCTGTTCTTCACCGTCGGCGTGATCTCGATCCCCGTGTTCGTGCTCGCGTACACCGCGCAGATCGTGTTCGGCGTCAAGCTCGGCATCGTCCCCGTCTCCGGCGTCGACGAGGGGTGGCCGGTGAGCTACCTGCTGCCGTCGCTGATCCTCGCGATCTTCGGCCTGGCGTCGGTGGCGCGGCTGGTGCGGGCCAGCATGCTGGAGAACCTGCGCGCCGACTACGTCAAGACGGCGACGGCGAAGGGGCTGAGCCGGCGGCGGGTGGTGTATCGGCATGTGCTGCGGAACTCGATGATCCCGGCCGTGACGTTCCTCGGCATCGACCTCGGCTACCTGCTCGGCGGCACCGTCATCATCGAGGGCGTCTTCAACCTGCCCGGCGTCGGCCAGCTGCTGTTCTCGTCCATCGCGTCGCAGCAGGGACCCGTCGTCGTCGGCGTCGCCACCGTCCTCGTCGTGATCTTCCTCCTGGCCAACCTCGTCGTGGACCTGCTCTACGGCGTGCTCGACCCGAGGATCCGTCATGAGTGA
- a CDS encoding ABC transporter permease, protein MGAPGAGSGSGSDAAGKSSTLVGDAWRELRRRPLFIVASLLVMLLIVVAIAPQLFAGWFGNGDPRVCDLSRSIEGPASGHPFGFDKQGCDVYANVVYGARASISVGVLVTALTLALALVLGSLAGFFGRVVDAVVSRFADVFFGFPFLLGALVVLTAFEARSIWTVALVLALFRWPSMTRVMRSSVIQVRDMDYVRASVGLGGSRLWLLRRHVLPNAITPIMVMVTLDIGTVIVVESTLTFLGVGLQAPAISWGLQLSNASTDFAAAPHLLIFPSLFLSLTVLSFIVLGDLIRDALDPRLR, encoded by the coding sequence TTGGGGGCGCCGGGCGCGGGCTCCGGCTCCGGTTCCGACGCGGCCGGGAAGTCGTCGACGCTCGTCGGGGACGCCTGGCGGGAGTTGCGCCGCCGCCCGCTGTTCATCGTCGCGTCGCTGCTGGTGATGCTGCTGATCGTGGTGGCGATCGCGCCGCAGCTGTTCGCCGGCTGGTTCGGCAACGGCGACCCGCGGGTGTGCGACCTGTCGCGCAGCATCGAGGGCCCGGCGTCGGGGCATCCGTTCGGCTTCGACAAGCAGGGCTGCGACGTGTACGCGAACGTCGTCTACGGCGCCCGCGCCTCGATCAGCGTCGGTGTGCTGGTGACGGCGCTGACGTTGGCGCTCGCGCTGGTGCTGGGCAGCCTGGCCGGCTTCTTCGGCCGGGTGGTCGACGCCGTCGTGTCGCGGTTCGCCGACGTGTTCTTCGGGTTCCCGTTCCTGCTCGGCGCGCTGGTCGTGCTGACGGCGTTCGAGGCCCGCAGCATCTGGACCGTCGCCCTCGTCCTCGCCCTCTTCCGCTGGCCGTCGATGACCCGGGTGATGCGGTCGAGCGTCATCCAGGTCCGCGACATGGACTACGTGCGCGCCTCGGTCGGCCTCGGCGGCAGCAGGCTGTGGCTGCTGCGGCGGCACGTGCTGCCGAACGCGATCACGCCGATCATGGTCATGGTGACCCTCGACATCGGCACGGTCATCGTCGTCGAGTCCACCCTCACCTTCCTCGGCGTCGGCCTGCAGGCACCCGCGATCTCCTGGGGCCTGCAACTCTCCAACGCGTCGACGGACTTCGCGGCCGCCCCGCACCTGCTGATCTTCCCGTCGCTCTTCCTCAGCCTGACGGTGCTCAGCTTCATCGTGCTCGGCGACCTCATCCGCGATGCCCTGGACCCGCGGCTGCGCTGA
- a CDS encoding NAD(P)H-binding protein, translating into MNEQAILVLGSAGTVGRRLTARLRDAGAPVRAASRHGDVRFDWSAPPTWEPALAGADRLFLMAPDGVPVDPAFVALAVESGVRRVVLLSSRGIEVMRDDRLLAAEAVVRGSGAEWTILRADWFDQNFDEGFFRPAVVAGELAMPLGDLRQAFVDAGDIAAVAAAALTSPGHGGLRYDVTGPRALSFGTAAEIIARTSGRSLRYLGSEDDYLAQQARLGVPREAAAAAAAAFAALRSAGHSEPSDVVERVTGRPPLSFETYAAGAAAAGAWAE; encoded by the coding sequence ATGAACGAGCAAGCGATCCTGGTCCTGGGCAGCGCCGGCACCGTCGGCCGCCGGTTGACCGCCCGGCTGCGCGACGCGGGCGCGCCCGTGCGTGCGGCCTCCCGCCATGGCGACGTCCGGTTCGACTGGTCCGCGCCGCCGACGTGGGAACCCGCGCTGGCCGGCGCCGACCGGTTGTTCCTCATGGCCCCCGACGGCGTGCCGGTCGACCCCGCGTTCGTCGCCCTGGCGGTCGAGTCCGGCGTGCGCCGCGTGGTGCTGCTGTCCAGCCGCGGCATCGAGGTCATGCGCGACGACCGGCTGCTCGCCGCCGAGGCCGTGGTGCGCGGGTCGGGCGCGGAGTGGACCATCCTGCGGGCCGACTGGTTCGACCAGAACTTCGACGAAGGCTTCTTCCGGCCCGCCGTCGTCGCCGGTGAGCTGGCGATGCCCCTCGGCGACCTCCGCCAGGCCTTCGTCGACGCCGGCGACATCGCCGCCGTTGCTGCTGCCGCCCTCACCTCGCCCGGCCACGGCGGCCTTCGCTACGACGTCACCGGCCCGCGGGCGCTGTCGTTCGGCACGGCGGCCGAGATCATCGCCCGCACGTCCGGGCGTTCGCTGCGCTACCTCGGTTCAGAGGACGACTATCTCGCCCAGCAGGCCCGCCTCGGCGTGCCCCGTGAGGCGGCCGCCGCTGCCGCCGCGGCGTTCGCCGCCCTCCGTTCCGCCGGCCACAGCGAGCCCTCCGACGTCGTGGAGCGGGTCACCGGGCGGCCGCCGCTGTCCTTCGAGACCTACGCCGCCGGGGCCGCGGCCGCCGGAGCGTGGGCCGAGTGA
- a CDS encoding VOC family protein has protein sequence MSTASLASILLSSTDPDRLGAWYAAALTPSDDARVGDYRMLRYGAFHLMIDQRDDVGAANPEPGRMILNFDVDDARSVVARLDDMGVSWLAPLEDRDGSLFATAIDPDGNYVQLIQISPEHQAQLAADHAADQA, from the coding sequence ATGAGTACCGCCAGCCTCGCGAGCATCCTGCTGTCCAGCACCGACCCGGACCGCCTCGGCGCCTGGTACGCCGCCGCGCTCACGCCGTCCGACGACGCGCGGGTAGGCGACTACCGGATGCTGCGCTACGGCGCCTTCCACCTGATGATCGACCAGCGCGACGACGTCGGGGCGGCGAACCCCGAGCCGGGCCGGATGATCCTCAACTTCGACGTCGACGACGCGCGCTCCGTCGTCGCCCGGCTGGACGACATGGGCGTCAGCTGGCTGGCCCCGCTGGAGGACCGTGACGGCAGCCTCTTCGCGACCGCGATCGACCCGGACGGCAACTACGTCCAGCTCATCCAGATCAGCCCCGAGCACCAGGCCCAACTGGCCGCGGACCACGCAGCGGACCAGGCATGA